Below is a window of Pseudoalteromonas undina DNA.
CCAAATACACCAATACCAATGGCTAACGTAATAAAGTGCTGCTGAGTCATGGTAACGACTTTATCACTAAACCCTCCCCAAAATGCAAACAAAGCAAACAATAAAAGTAATGAGGCGCCCAGTTTGGTAACTAACACCACCGCACCGCCAATAAGTGCTGACGAGCCAATAATCACTTTATCAATAGGACGCATCCGTACTTCGCTATTAGGGAATAGCATTTCTAAGTCAGCTTTTGGCACATTTTGAAATAGTTTTACTATGGTTGAGCTGGGCTCAAACCCCATAGGTAGTTTATTTTTTGATTCAAAATAGGCTTTATCTTTAAAACGGATAAATACTGCTACGCGATCGTAGTTGGTAAAATGCAGTGGCTTTTTACGTAACCCCCAAAAACTGGTTATGGTTTCGCTCAGCTGTGACTCGCCACGGCGATAAAAAACCACTTCTTCAAAATCCTCAAACTCTACCTCAAGGCGAACTTTAAAAAGCGATTCTTCGTTTAATGCATCTTGTAGGTCTTGATGGGTGATCACTTCAAAATTAGCCGCATTTAATACGTTGGCGAAATCTTTAGCAAAATCGCGTTGGCACTGGGCTTTTTGCTCATCAGTCACGCTGTTTATTAAACGAGTATCGCTATTTGGGTCAAAAGGCGCGTAATTGTTTTTTAATGACTCAAGTGTGCCATGGTACTGAAAGTGAATTAAGCTGGCTAAAAGTTCACAAAGCTGCTTAAAAGAAGTTTGTTGGTCTTTGGTAAGCTCTTTGGCGCACATTGTAATGATGTCGTGTTTTCTAAAAGGAATGTAGCGAGCAGTTTGCATATTGTGAAAATTTTAAAAGTATAATGGTATATAAAGATAATAAAGCAGTCTTTTACTGATTACTATGTTGACTGTATTTCTTCAGGTAGCATTAACCTAATTATGAGATGATTTAATCACTTACCTAATTGCTAACAGGACGTTTATGGCTATACAAAAAAAGCTCAAGCAAAAAACACGTCAGTTTATTGAGTCTAAAAATATGCTGGGTGGGATTACTATCGCCTCATTTTTAGAATCCACCATAGTTCCCATTCCACTCGAGGCGGTGCTGGTACCGCTTATGCAAGCAAGGCGGGAAAAGCTTTGGCAAATTGCCCTAATGGCAACACTAGGCTGCATTGTAGGTGCGTTATTTGGCTATGCTTTAGGCTATTACTTATTTGATATCATTGGCGATTGGGTTATCAACACATTCTCAAGCCCTGAGCAGTTTGAAAACGTAAAACAAAAAATGCAGGCACAAGGGTTTTGGTTTGTGTTAAGCCTAGGTATCGTTCCTATTCCGTTTCAAATTGCGATGCTGGCCGCTGGCGCAACTAAGTATTCGCTGGCGCTGTTTTTATTAGCAAGCGCTATTGCTCGCTCTATACGTTATTTCGGCTTGGCAATCGTGGTGTATTATGCGGGCAATCAAGCTGAGCGTATTATCAGCAAGCA
It encodes the following:
- a CDS encoding TMEM143 family protein codes for the protein MQTARYIPFRKHDIITMCAKELTKDQQTSFKQLCELLASLIHFQYHGTLESLKNNYAPFDPNSDTRLINSVTDEQKAQCQRDFAKDFANVLNAANFEVITHQDLQDALNEESLFKVRLEVEFEDFEEVVFYRRGESQLSETITSFWGLRKKPLHFTNYDRVAVFIRFKDKAYFESKNKLPMGFEPSSTIVKLFQNVPKADLEMLFPNSEVRMRPIDKVIIGSSALIGGAVVLVTKLGASLLLLFALFAFWGGFSDKVVTMTQQHFITLAIGIGVFGSFVFKEWSKFKNRKIKFMKALSDNLYFKNLDNNAGVFHTLIDAAEEEDIKEALLAYSFLLKSENGLSAHALDEQIETWFKSKYQCELDFEISDALEKLERMHLVTCTNTLYNAVNLERAKAILDERWDSLFQYN
- a CDS encoding YqaA family protein, producing MAIQKKLKQKTRQFIESKNMLGGITIASFLESTIVPIPLEAVLVPLMQARREKLWQIALMATLGCIVGALFGYALGYYLFDIIGDWVINTFSSPEQFENVKQKMQAQGFWFVLSLGIVPIPFQIAMLAAGATKYSLALFLLASAIARSIRYFGLAIVVYYAGNQAERIISKHKTKTMIGLTILVAIGWGVSTLI